The following proteins are encoded in a genomic region of Nicotiana sylvestris chromosome 4, ASM39365v2, whole genome shotgun sequence:
- the LOC104226053 gene encoding cysteine proteinase 15A-like: protein MDRLFLLSLLAFALFSSAIAFSDEDPLIRQVVSETETDDSHLLNAEHHFSLFKSKFGKIYASEEEHDHRFKVFKANLRRARRHQLLDPSAEHGITKFSDLTPSEFRRTYLGLHKPKPKLNAEKAPILPTSDLPADYDWRDHGAVTGVKNQGSCGSCWSFSTTGAVEGAHFLATGELVSLSEQQLVDCDHECDSEQQDSCDAGCGGGLMTTAFEYTLKAGGLQLEKDYPYTGKDGKCHFDKSKIAAAVTNFSVIGLDEDQIAANLVKHGPLAVGINAAWMQTYVGGVSCPLICFKRQDHGVLLVGYGSHGFAPIRLKEKAYWIIKNSWGENWGEHGYYKICRGHNICGVDAMVSTVTAAHTTNPNL, encoded by the exons ATGGATCGTCTATTTCTCTTATCTCTTCTCGCTTTCGCACTTTTCTCGTCGGCGATAGCGTTCTCCGACGAGGATCCGTTGATCCGACAAGTCGTGTCCGAAACCGAAACCGACGACAGTCATCTGTTAAACGCCGAACATCACTTTTCACTTTTTAAGTCAAAGTTCGGAAAGATCTACGCTTCGGAGGAGGAACATGACCATAGGTTCAAAGTATTCAAGGCGAACCTCCGCCGTGCCCGGCGTCATCAGCTCCTTGACCCTTCTGCTGAACACGGTATTACGAAGTTCTCCGATCTTACTCCGTCGGAGTTTCGCCGGACTTACCTCGGACTTCACAAACCAAAACCTAAGCTTAACGCTGAAAAAGCTCCAATCCTCCCGACTTCCGATCTTCCAGCTGATTATGACTGGCGTGACCACGGCGCCGTCACCGGCGTAAAAAATCAG GGTTCATGCGGTTCATGCTGGTCGTTCAGTACAACAGGAGCGGTGGAAGGAGCTCACTTTTTAGCGACGGGAGAGTTGGTGAGCCTTAGTGAACAGCAGCTTGTGGACTGTGACCATGAG TGTGACTCGGAGCAACAAGATTCTTGTGATGCAGGTTGCGGTGGTGGTCTTATGACGACTGCCTTTGAGTACACCCTGAAAGCTGGAGGTCTTCAACTGGAGAAAGACTATCCTTACACTGGCAAGGATGGCAAATGTCACTTTGACAAGAGCAAAATTGCTGCAGCTGTGACTAACTTCAGTGTTATTGGTCTTGATGAAGACCAAATTGCTGCCAACCTGGTTAAACATGGTCCTCTTGCAG TGGGGATCAACGCTGCTTGGATGCAGACATATGTTGGAGGAGTTTCATGCCCATTAATTTGCTTCAAGCGTCAGGATCACGGAGTGCTCTTAGTAGGTTATGGTTCTCATGGCTTTGCTCCTATCAGACTCAAGGAAAAGGCTTACTGGATCATCAAGAATTCATGGGGAGAGAACTGGGGAGAGCATGGATATTACAAGATTTGCAGGGGTCACAATATCTGTGGAGTTGATGCCATGGTCTCTACTGTGACTGCTGCCCATACTACTAATCCTAACCTGTGA